Genomic window (Streptomyces yatensis):
GTCTCGTCGTCGCCCCGGGGCCGCATCGGGGGCAGGACTGCCGTCTCCGCGGCCTCCGGGACGCGTCCGGACGTCTCGGAGGGGCGTCGGGGCGTCCCCGGGGCGCGTACGGGCGTCTGAGGGGCGTATGCGGACCCTGAGGGCCCTGAGGGCCCCGGGGACCCCGAGGAGGCCGCGCGGGCGCGTCGGCGCCCCGTGGGCGGCCCGGCGGCTTCAGCGGCCTCTTCCGGCCCGAAGGGGGTCGTGCGGGCGCGCCGTCGGCGGCCGGTGGGCGGCGGCACGGAGAGCGACGCGGTGCCCGTGGTCCGCCCCGTGGGCCCGGCCGGGGCGGAGTCCGGCAGCGGGTCGGCCAGAGGGTCCCGATGGCCCTCCCCGGCCGCCGCGAACGCGTCCGGGCCCCCGCCGTGGGCGTCGTGGGCGGCATGCTGCTGATGAGACCCGTACGGCGGGTACGGGGCGGCCTCCCGGGCACCGTGGCCGGCGCCCTCGCGCTCAGGGCGCGGTCCGGTCACTCGCCGGCCTTACCGCCGACCGCCCCGACCACCGGGGCGAGCCCCGCGGACCGCCCCACGGCATCCGTGTCCCCGCACTCCACCAGCCAGTTGGCGAGCATCAGATGGCCCCATTCGGTGAGGACCGACTCGGGATGGAACTGGACGCCCTCGACCCGCAGTTCACGGTGGCGCAGCCCCATGGCGATGCCGGTCTCGGTCCAGGCCGTGATCTCCAACTCCGGGGGCACCGTCCCCCGCTCCACGGCCAGCGAGTGGTAGCGGGTGGCGGTGAAGGGCGTGGGCAGTCCGCTGAAGACGCCGGCGCCCTCATGGGTCACCAGCGAGGTCTTGCCGTGCAGCAGCTCCGGGGCCCGCCCGACGACGCCGCCGTAGGCGACGGCCATGGACTGCATCCCCAGGCAGACGCCGAACACCGGTACGCCGGTGCTCGCGCAGTGCCGCACCATGTCGACGCAGACCCCCGCCTCCTCCGGCGTGCCCGGCCCGGGGGACAGCAGGACGCCGTCGAAGCCGTCCTGGGCGTGGGCGAGCGAGACCTCGTCGTTGCGCACCACCTCGCACTCGGCGCCGAGCTGGTAGAGGTACTGGACGAGGTTGAAGACGAAGCTGTCGTAGTTGTCGACGACCAGGATGCGCGCGCTCATCGCGGACCCGCCATTCCCTCGTCGACCGTCACGTCATTGAACGGCAGCAGGGGCTCCGCCCAGGGGAAGACGTACTGGAAGAGCACGAAGACGATCGCCAGCACCAGCACGAGCGAAATCAGCGCCCGCATCCATGCGTTACCCGGCAGATGCCGCCAGATCCAGCCGTACATGCCATCCCTACTCACCGATGACGAAGTCGATTGCAGCACCGGAGTGCAGCACCAGAGTAAGGGGCGCGGGGTGGGGCCGGAGGGTCAGCTGTACAAAGCCTTGGGCTTGCCTTGGGCAACCGATTGGGTCGCGTCGAGGTGCGCCCAGGTGATCAGGCGGTGGCTGTGGCCCCACTCCGGCTCACAGGTGGTCAGCGTGAGATAGCGCCCGGGGCGCCGGAAACCGGACGCGCGCGGCACCGGATCGATCACCCCGGTGTCGGTCGGCAGGGTGCGGTAGGGCCTCCGGTCGACGCGGTAGGTGAACCAGGTGGTGCCGTCGGTCAGCACCACCGCGTCACCGGGGCGCAGCGCGGGGAAGTCCTTGAAGGGGTCTCCGTACGTGCGGCGATGTCCGGCGACGGCGAAATTGCCGAGGGCCCCGAGGCGGGCGGTGCGGGAGTAGTGGCCGAGCCCCTTCTTCAGGGTGCCGGTGGCGGTGCCCTCGAGGACGGGCTTGGCCCAGCCGGCGCCGAAGCGCGGGATGTACATGATCGCGAAGGAGTCGCCGGACGCGTAGCGGCGGGGTTCGGACGAGGGCTCGGCGCCGGCGGTGACCGTGCCGGTGGCCCATCGGTCCTGGAGGTGGTCGATCTCGCCGTCCATGGCGCGGTCGGCCCGTACCGAGGTCCAGTACAGGACGTAGACCACCAAAAGGATGATCAGGGCTCCGACGGTGACGCAGATCTCACTGAGCGTCCTGACGATCAGCCGCGTTCTCATCGGCCCCCACTGTCCGCCCCGCTGACCCCCGTGCCGCCGGCCCGTATCCCTGGGCCGTGCCGCGTACCGGTGTCCGCCGGTGCTATCCGATGGGCTGTGCCTGGTGCAGATCCACTGTGCCGGAGTAGCCGGGAAGAGTCACCGTGTCGTGCTGGTCGACTTTCCAGCCGAGGCCGTACGCGTCGACATAGCTGCGGTAGTTCTGGATCGCGGGCGAGGCGGTGAGGGCGGCGCTCAGCTTGCCCCGGTCACCCACAGCGGTGACCTTGTAGGGCGGTGAGTAGACCTGGCCCTGCAGGATCAGGGTGTTGCCGACGCAGCGCACCGCGCTGGTGGAGATCAGCCGCTGATCCATGACCTTGATCCCCTTGGCGCCGCCCTGCCAGAGCGCGTTGACCACGGCCTGCAGGTCCTGCTGGTGGATGACGAGATCGTTGGGCTGGGGGTCCGGGACGCCGGGGATCTGCGGGGTGGCGTTCGGCGGGGCGTCGGTGAGGGTGACCGTGAGGCCGGCTCCGGAGAGCTTCCTGGTGCCGGCGGTCTTCTCCAGCTCGGCCAGCTTGCGGCGCTCGGCCTGGGTGCTGCCGTTGTCCCGGCGGGCGAGGGCGTCGACCTCGGAGCGTATTTTGCCGGTGCTGTCGCCCAGGGTGCCGTTCTTACGGCTGCGTTCCTGGATGAGGTCGGAGAGCCGCAGCATCGATTCATCGCTGCGGATATTGGTGCCCTGTGCTGTGTTGAAACTGGTCCAGAAGATCACTCCGGCCAGCGCGAAGACCGCGCCGGTCAGCAGTCGCACGGGCCGGAACCGGGGGCGGCGGGACGCCGGGGTGGGGGAGTCAGCGGAATTGCTCAACGTACCCTTACTCCTTACGACGCCG
Coding sequences:
- a CDS encoding class E sortase; this encodes MRTRLIVRTLSEICVTVGALIILLVVYVLYWTSVRADRAMDGEIDHLQDRWATGTVTAGAEPSSEPRRYASGDSFAIMYIPRFGAGWAKPVLEGTATGTLKKGLGHYSRTARLGALGNFAVAGHRRTYGDPFKDFPALRPGDAVVLTDGTTWFTYRVDRRPYRTLPTDTGVIDPVPRASGFRRPGRYLTLTTCEPEWGHSHRLITWAHLDATQSVAQGKPKALYS
- a CDS encoding aminodeoxychorismate/anthranilate synthase component II is translated as MSARILVVDNYDSFVFNLVQYLYQLGAECEVVRNDEVSLAHAQDGFDGVLLSPGPGTPEEAGVCVDMVRHCASTGVPVFGVCLGMQSMAVAYGGVVGRAPELLHGKTSLVTHEGAGVFSGLPTPFTATRYHSLAVERGTVPPELEITAWTETGIAMGLRHRELRVEGVQFHPESVLTEWGHLMLANWLVECGDTDAVGRSAGLAPVVGAVGGKAGE
- a CDS encoding DUF881 domain-containing protein; the encoded protein is MSNSADSPTPASRRPRFRPVRLLTGAVFALAGVIFWTSFNTAQGTNIRSDESMLRLSDLIQERSRKNGTLGDSTGKIRSEVDALARRDNGSTQAERRKLAELEKTAGTRKLSGAGLTVTLTDAPPNATPQIPGVPDPQPNDLVIHQQDLQAVVNALWQGGAKGIKVMDQRLISTSAVRCVGNTLILQGQVYSPPYKVTAVGDRGKLSAALTASPAIQNYRSYVDAYGLGWKVDQHDTVTLPGYSGTVDLHQAQPIG